DNA from candidate division WOR-3 bacterium:
CTATTTTGATGAAAGGCGCTGAGCGTTTCGGGATAAAGAGGGAATTTTCTTCTCCTAAAACCGACCTAATAGGTTAAAAATTTGGGTGAAGGAGAGGCCAATCGCTAAAATTATAGGCCAGGGATGGAGGGTGGCGGTAGTGGATTCAACCCTCTTGTAGCGGGAGATAATTGTCTTCTTTTGACTTCTTATTATTCCCAAGACCGCACCGATTAAAGAGAGTAAAAAGATTAACCAGGAGAGACCCAAATAGCCGGGAATTTTTATCCGGAGGCGCCGGAGGGAGGGGAAAGATAAGAGGCCGATTAAGAAGACGACTAAGATGAGGGAGAAGAAGATGATGCCGAGGATCTGATGCCTTTTGCGGGGAAAGGTCCACATCCCGGCCCGGCTCATTCCGAGCCAGGCGTTATAGATACCAATCACCGCCGCACTGATCAAAAGGATAAGTTGAATAATTAAGATAACCATCATTCATATTAAAGGAAAAAAGGGGAATGTCAAGTCTTCAATAGGGGGAGGGCGAGGCCCAGTCTTTTCTTTAAGATTTCACTTTTAATTAGACCTCCAATTTTTCACCCGATTTTTTTCTCATATCTCCTCCGGTAAGATTATGCCAAAAATGGACATTAAATTTTTTTAAGGACTTATTTTATATTGACAATTGTTTACCTTATTATTATCATAAAAAGATGAACTCGGTATTCGTGATAATTTTGGGGATAATTGTTTATTATCTGGGAGTTCAAATCTATGCCAAATTCTACGACCAAAAGGTAATCAAGACCGACCCGAAAAGGGCAACTCCCGCCCGGCTCTATGCGGACGGGGTTGACTTTTTACCAACATCCAGAAATATCCTCTTTGGCTATCAGTTTAAGTCAATCGCCGGCGCGGCACCAGTTTTAGGTCCAATCATCGCTATCAAGTGGGGTTGGCTGCCTGCTCTTTTATGGATTCTTTTGGGTACATTCTTTATCGGTTGGATTCAGGATTACACCTCAGCGATTGTCTCAATGCGCTCCGATGGGATGACCTTTGGCGGTATCTCTTATTCTTTGATCTCTTCCCGGGCAAGGGTGATTTTACTATCTTTTATCTACTTCTATCTTTTGCTTATCGCCAGTGCCTTCACCAATGTCGTTGCGGTCTTTCTTTCTAAGAATCCGAATATCCCTTTGTCAATTATCTTTTTGGCTTTCGCGGGTATTTTAGTTGGCTTTCTCATCTATTATGGTCGGTTAAACCTGATTCTTGTGACAATTGTTGGCCTTTTCATCTTTTACCTTTCGCTTTTTCTGGGAGCAAAAATCCCCTTGGCTTTAAATAACCCCTTTGCCAATAAGATGCTCTGGTTAGCCTTTGCCTTAATCTTTTCTTTTTTCGGTTCGGTCTTACCCATTTGGGTCTTTGTCCAACCAATCAATTATTTAAGTTTTTATATCATCCTCTTTGGGATGGTGGGAGCGGTTTTGGGGATTTTTATCGGTCGTCCCAATTTTTCTGCTCCACCCTTTACCAATTTTCAGGCAGAAGGTTTACCCCTCTGGCCTATGCTTTTTGTCACCATCGCCTGCGGTGCCATTTCTGGTTGGCACTCCAATGTCTCCTCCACCGGAACATCAAGGCAATTGGAAAAGGAGACCGATACCCGAGCCGTGACCGCTGGGGCGATGTTTTTAGAGATGATTTTGGCTTTAATCGCCTTGATTATCGTCAGTATTACTAAGGCCCGGGGGAGTTGGGATTCCTTATTCGGTGAGGGGTTAGATTTGGTCTTCTCTTATCTCGGATTGCCGAAGGGTTGGGGGAAATCTTACGGACCGGTGATGATTGTTATCTTAGCCATCACCATTCTCCATTTGGTAATTCGCTTTATGCGGATTGCCACCAATGAACTTTTGGGTAAGAAAATTCCTGCTCTTAAAGACCCAGTCTTAGGAACAGTGATTGCCATCATCTTCTCTTTCGTCTTAGTTTATACCGGTAGTTTCAATTACATCTGGGTTTTATTCGGTTCTGCCAATCAGTTGATGGCCAGTTTAGCCCTTTTAATCGCTTCGGTCTGGCTTGTCTCCCAAAGAAAACCAACCGCTTTCACATTTTATCCAATGGTCTTTATGTATCTGACGACGATGAGCGCTTTAATCTATACGAGCATTTCGGTTCTGAGGCAGGCGATAACCGGCTTGGATTTAACCGGTAAACCACTGCCCACAAGTTCAGTGATTGGCAACTATTTTGCTGGCCTTATCGGTTTAATCTTATTTTTTGCCGCCCTCATTTTGGCTTATGATGGCTTAAAGGCTTATATAAGATATGGGAGGGGAAATGGAAAAGAAGAAGGGAATTTTTAAGTCCTTAAAGGAGTTTATTTATGGGATGGCGGCTCACGATACCGCCCGTTTTGCCTTAAAGACCAGAGGCAGTATGGAGCATCTCTTTATCTTAATCACGATGGGGGATATGCTGGGCGTTCCGATTTTACCTCCTTATTATTCTTTAAGGCTTCTTCCCTATTGCATCCCCCAGATTGCCACTTGGAAACGAAGGATGCTTCGGGAAAAGGATTTCACCGATACCTTGGCTTAAATGACCTTAAAGGAGTCTTTTCTAAATAATCCGAATCGCAAGTATATTATGTTTGGGGGTAAGGGCGGTTTGGGTAAGACAACCTTCTCCGCGGCGACTGCCTTCTGGTTGGCAAAGAGGGGTTTTAAGGTCTTAATCTTTTCGGTTGATCCCCAGGCATCCCTTTCCGATATCTTCCAAAGGGATATCTTTGGTAAGGATGCCCAAGAGATTATCCCCAATCTCTTTGCCCAGGAGATTGATGCCGATAGAAGGATTAAGGAGTATCAAGATGAGATAAGGAATAAGATTCGGGAGAAGTACGGTTTGGAGGAAATTCCCGAAGAGATTGAAAGTTATATTCAGGCGGCATCCGCGGAACCGGCGATGGAGGAGAGTGCCATCTTTGATGCGGTGGTGGATATCGTTAACACCACCGATTTTGATTACTACATCTACGATTTAGTTCCCTTAGGTCATGCCCTATATTATCTGGCGATGAGTTCTATCTATGACCAATGGATAAATAAGATTACCTCTTTAA
Protein-coding regions in this window:
- a CDS encoding carbon starvation CstA family protein, with amino-acid sequence MNSVFVIILGIIVYYLGVQIYAKFYDQKVIKTDPKRATPARLYADGVDFLPTSRNILFGYQFKSIAGAAPVLGPIIAIKWGWLPALLWILLGTFFIGWIQDYTSAIVSMRSDGMTFGGISYSLISSRARVILLSFIYFYLLLIASAFTNVVAVFLSKNPNIPLSIIFLAFAGILVGFLIYYGRLNLILVTIVGLFIFYLSLFLGAKIPLALNNPFANKMLWLAFALIFSFFGSVLPIWVFVQPINYLSFYIILFGMVGAVLGIFIGRPNFSAPPFTNFQAEGLPLWPMLFVTIACGAISGWHSNVSSTGTSRQLEKETDTRAVTAGAMFLEMILALIALIIVSITKARGSWDSLFGEGLDLVFSYLGLPKGWGKSYGPVMIVILAITILHLVIRFMRIATNELLGKKIPALKDPVLGTVIAIIFSFVLVYTGSFNYIWVLFGSANQLMASLALLIASVWLVSQRKPTAFTFYPMVFMYLTTMSALIYTSISVLRQAITGLDLTGKPLPTSSVIGNYFAGLIGLILFFAALILAYDGLKAYIRYGRGNGKEEGNF
- a CDS encoding TRC40/GET3/ArsA family transport-energizing ATPase encodes the protein MFGGKGGLGKTTFSAATAFWLAKRGFKVLIFSVDPQASLSDIFQRDIFGKDAQEIIPNLFAQEIDADRRIKEYQDEIRNKIREKYGLEEIPEEIESYIQAASAEPAMEESAIFDAVVDIVNTTDFDYYIYDLVPLGHALYYLAMSSIYDQWINKITSLREEMQRYEKVIAKMKSEEVKEEDEILQELEYIKRRINLASKIFTDKEKTAFFFVLTPEEMSIIDTEKAANLFSRYGVPITGFIVNRVLPQELKKGNIPEYLKNRIIAQERPLAKIREKFGKEVLGWIPELERDITGLEMIERMARIMFGDD